One genomic window of Arachis hypogaea cultivar Tifrunner chromosome 8, arahy.Tifrunner.gnm2.J5K5, whole genome shotgun sequence includes the following:
- the LOC112708224 gene encoding transcription factor MYB106, whose amino-acid sequence MGRSPCCSHEHVRKGAWSLEEDEKLKAYIYTYGPGSWRTLPDKAGLERCGKSCRLRWFNYLRPGIKRGRLSRDEEQTILRLHALLGNRWSAIAKHLPNRTDNEIKNYWNSSLNKNNHLLHTPPHHQQQQLHVPCLLNKMANSFSGNQAAKALFSKLMNGDEKGEAIQASSVPADHHSWHCAESCNSTLSFLDDTIAEAPEFIQMLRYEDERISLYMQDL is encoded by the coding sequence ATGGGAAGGTCTCCTTGCTGCAGCCATGAGCATGTGAGGAAGGGTGCTTGGTCTCTTGAAGAAGATGAGAAGCTGAAAGCATACATTTACACTTATGGCCCTGGAAGCTGGCGCACCTTGCCCGACAAAGCTGGCCTTGAAAGATGTGGAAAGAGTTGCAGACTGAGGTGGTTTAACTACCTCAGACCTGGCATTAAGAGAGGCCGATTGAGCAGAGATGAGGAGCAGACCATCCTAAGACTCCATGCACTTCTTGGCAACAGGTGGTCCGCTATTGCCAAGCACTTGCCTAATCGAACTGACAACGAGATCAAGAACTACTGGAACTCTTCTCTCAACAAGAACAACCACTTATTACACACTCCTCCGCATCACCAGCAGCAGCAGCTTCATGTGCCATGCTTACTCAACAAAATGGCCAATTCCTTCTCTGGCAACCAAGCTGCAAAAGCACTCTTCTCCAAGCTAATGAATGGTGACGAAAAGGGTGAGGCTATTCAAGCCTCTTCTGTTCCAGCAGATCATCACAGTTGGCACTGCGCTGAGTCCTGTAATTCTACATTGAGCTTTCTAGATGACACCATTGCAGAAGCTCCTGAATTTATTCAAATGTTAAGGTATGAGGATGAGAGAATAAGCCTGTACATGCAGGATTTGTAA